In the Flavisolibacter tropicus genome, one interval contains:
- a CDS encoding tetratricopeptide repeat protein encodes MKKIGLVLSFSALTYAGFSQQHAIFKNPHERFEMAKEYFQKGQYNLAYPILKELQQSLKETDRVNNALMAQEIDYYVTVAALQQNQDRAEYDALQYITTSKNNARVQMMNFHLAEYRFRKQQFAEAVSLYEATNIANLNNREIADMKFHQGYSYFNLKQFAQAKPLLNSIRQMKDDPNYIDANYYYGFIAFRDRNYTEALESFKVVENQQLYEDVVPYYIAQIYYVQGRKEEAVKYAEAKIQQGKAKQYELELKQLLGHAYFERKEYAKAAPYLETYVAKAEKVRREDLYELSYSYYQANNYTKAIEGFKQLSGKEDSLSQHAMYLLGDSYLKTNQRRDARNAFLFSSVNNSNPTQREISRFNYAKLSYELGYQDEALKSLRSFINDYPDSKYNEEATDLLVGALTNTNNYREAMTLLESLKYPSANTKRLYPRILFGRATELINDGRLAEADALLDKALKDPNNAPVLPFVNFWKGELAYRNNNIDDAIKYYYAYLNAGAPTSGEANERTVKYNLGYAYHRKENYAVSKTFFEPLAKNVSLSSDVLTQDAYLRTADAYFMSRNYAQAKTMYDNIIRFSWPAEDYATYQKAMISGINNSTEKINALNTVIRKFPNSSLVMDANMEIANTYLAEERFREAIPYLNNITKAGGNTSLKPQAFLKLGIAYFNMNSQNEAVAQFRQVINNYPNSQEADEALDNLKNIYKEQGKPNEYVDIARQAGKPLSVSAEDSLTYSAAELQFQNGNTDAALSGFEQYLQRFATGVYAVDAHFYAGDIYNKRKDWNNAMSHLAVVAERSPNRFADRAVLAAARINFFELKNYAESEKYFAQLKNLTANQETKLEAMRGLLRSQYQQQKWAEAVENAKDLVVQKGSTADDKSLANMAIGKSSQIKGEYDVAINSFKNVVSVNKGALAAEARYEIANSWFTLSRFADAEKAAFEVINKSGSYDFWVTKAYILLGDIYFKQKDYFNAKATYQSIVENSLNADLKSEAQRKLDEVTAAEKQSSKVDR; translated from the coding sequence ATGAAGAAAATTGGTTTGGTCCTTTCTTTCAGCGCTCTTACATATGCTGGCTTTTCCCAACAGCATGCTATTTTTAAGAATCCACATGAGCGATTTGAAATGGCAAAGGAGTACTTTCAGAAAGGACAATACAATCTGGCTTATCCTATATTAAAAGAACTTCAACAATCCTTAAAAGAAACAGATCGTGTCAATAATGCCTTAATGGCACAGGAAATAGACTATTATGTTACCGTAGCAGCTTTACAACAAAATCAAGATAGGGCAGAATACGATGCCCTTCAATATATTACCACCTCAAAGAATAACGCTCGTGTGCAAATGATGAATTTCCACCTGGCGGAGTATCGTTTTCGCAAACAGCAGTTTGCTGAAGCAGTTTCATTATATGAGGCGACTAATATTGCTAACCTAAATAACCGCGAGATCGCGGACATGAAGTTTCATCAGGGATATTCCTATTTCAACTTAAAGCAGTTTGCACAGGCAAAGCCATTGTTGAATTCCATCCGCCAAATGAAGGACGATCCCAATTACATCGATGCTAACTATTACTATGGCTTTATTGCTTTCAGGGATCGTAACTATACGGAAGCATTGGAATCATTTAAGGTAGTTGAAAATCAACAGCTTTATGAAGATGTAGTTCCTTACTACATTGCCCAGATCTATTATGTTCAAGGGCGTAAGGAGGAAGCTGTGAAATATGCTGAAGCAAAAATACAGCAAGGCAAAGCCAAACAATATGAGTTAGAGCTGAAGCAATTGTTAGGTCATGCCTATTTTGAACGTAAAGAGTATGCAAAGGCAGCTCCTTATTTGGAAACCTATGTAGCCAAGGCCGAAAAGGTGCGTCGTGAGGATCTGTACGAGTTATCTTATTCGTACTACCAGGCTAATAATTACACAAAAGCTATTGAGGGCTTTAAGCAGTTAAGCGGTAAAGAAGATTCATTAAGTCAGCATGCTATGTACTTGCTGGGCGATTCCTATTTAAAAACCAATCAACGCCGCGACGCTCGTAATGCCTTTCTGTTTTCATCGGTAAATAATAGCAACCCTACGCAAAGAGAAATATCCCGCTTTAACTATGCGAAGCTTTCTTATGAACTTGGATACCAGGACGAGGCACTAAAAAGCTTGCGTTCTTTTATAAATGATTATCCAGACTCAAAATATAATGAAGAAGCAACCGATTTATTGGTAGGGGCATTGACTAATACCAATAACTATCGTGAGGCAATGACCTTGTTGGAAAGCTTAAAATATCCATCCGCTAACACTAAGCGATTGTATCCACGCATTTTATTTGGACGAGCAACTGAATTGATTAATGATGGCCGTTTGGCAGAAGCGGATGCTTTATTGGATAAAGCATTGAAGGATCCCAATAATGCTCCTGTTTTACCATTTGTCAATTTCTGGAAAGGAGAGTTGGCCTATCGCAATAACAATATTGATGATGCTATCAAGTATTATTACGCCTATTTAAATGCCGGTGCTCCAACCAGCGGCGAAGCTAACGAGCGTACAGTTAAGTACAATTTGGGTTATGCTTACCACCGCAAAGAGAACTATGCCGTTTCTAAAACCTTCTTTGAGCCATTAGCTAAAAACGTTTCGTTAAGCTCCGATGTCTTAACGCAGGACGCGTATTTGCGTACAGCAGATGCCTATTTTATGAGTCGCAATTACGCACAGGCTAAAACTATGTACGATAATATAATTCGCTTCTCATGGCCGGCTGAAGACTATGCGACCTATCAAAAAGCCATGATTTCAGGTATTAATAATTCAACAGAAAAAATTAATGCACTGAATACGGTGATCAGGAAGTTCCCTAATTCCTCATTGGTGATGGATGCCAATATGGAAATTGCCAATACCTATCTGGCAGAAGAGCGTTTCCGTGAGGCAATTCCTTATTTGAACAATATCACTAAAGCAGGAGGGAATACGAGTCTGAAACCACAAGCTTTTCTGAAGCTAGGTATTGCTTATTTCAATATGAATAGCCAAAATGAAGCGGTTGCTCAATTCAGACAAGTAATTAATAATTATCCAAACTCTCAAGAGGCTGATGAAGCACTGGATAACTTAAAGAACATTTATAAAGAGCAAGGTAAGCCAAATGAATATGTCGATATAGCGCGCCAGGCAGGCAAGCCTCTTTCAGTAAGTGCTGAAGATTCTCTGACCTATTCGGCTGCAGAACTGCAATTTCAAAATGGTAATACCGATGCTGCCTTAAGTGGTTTTGAGCAATACCTGCAACGCTTTGCTACAGGCGTGTATGCTGTAGATGCTCATTTCTATGCAGGCGATATCTACAACAAGCGTAAAGACTGGAATAACGCTATGAGCCATTTGGCCGTAGTGGCTGAAAGGTCTCCCAACCGTTTTGCTGATCGTGCTGTATTAGCGGCAGCCCGTATCAATTTCTTTGAACTCAAAAATTATGCAGAGTCTGAAAAATACTTTGCCCAGTTAAAGAACTTAACAGCCAACCAGGAAACCAAACTGGAGGCTATGCGCGGATTGCTTCGTAGCCAGTACCAGCAGCAAAAATGGGCTGAGGCTGTTGAGAATGCAAAAGACCTTGTAGTACAAAAGGGTAGTACGGCCGATGATAAATCTTTGGCCAATATGGCCATTGGTAAATCATCTCAGATCAAAGGCGAATATGATGTGGCTATCAACTCCTTTAAAAATGTAGTGAGCGTAAATAAAGGGGCCTTAGCTGCTGAAGCTCGTTATGAAATTGCCAATAGCTGGTTTACGCTGAGTCGTTTTGCAGATGCTGAAAAAGCGGCTTTTGAAGTGATCAACAAGTCTGGCTCTTATGATTTCTGGGTAACAAAAGCCTATATCCTTTTAGGTGATATCTATTTCAAGCAAAAAGACTATTTCAATGCTAAGGCAACTTACCAGAGCATTGTAGAAAATAGCTTAAATGCAGATTTGAAGAGCGAGGCCCAGCGCAAGTTGGATGAGGTGACCGCTGCAGAAAAGCAAAGCAGTAAAGTAGACAGATAA
- a CDS encoding DoxX family protein, protein MKQLFSTKTSDSAFSFGMLVLRVCAGILILVNHGLDKLMHFAEKAPRFADPFHIGSTTSLALVVFAEFFCAAFVILGLFTRLAAFPLVIAMGVALFSANSGAFFGKGEMAALYLTCFLAILVMGPGKASLDRFVGK, encoded by the coding sequence ATGAAACAACTATTCAGTACGAAGACTTCTGATTCTGCTTTTTCCTTTGGCATGCTGGTATTGAGAGTATGCGCCGGTATATTAATTTTAGTCAATCACGGATTGGATAAGTTGATGCATTTTGCTGAAAAAGCACCTCGTTTCGCTGATCCCTTTCATATAGGTTCCACAACTTCATTAGCCTTAGTTGTATTTGCCGAATTCTTTTGCGCAGCCTTTGTCATTCTTGGCTTATTTACGCGTTTGGCAGCATTCCCATTAGTTATTGCTATGGGCGTAGCCTTATTTTCAGCAAATAGCGGCGCCTTCTTTGGCAAAGGTGAAATGGCTGCCCTGTACTTAACCTGCTTCTTAGCCATCCTTGTAATGGGACCTGGCAAAGCTAGTCTTGATCGTTTTGTTGGAAAATGA
- a CDS encoding DUF6526 family protein, protein MSQNYKNHRRFSPSYHFISIPVSAIVLVGAIVNLVHASSETVYSASLILVLTLLLISAFFHARIFALKTQNRVIRVEENLRHYILTGKPLDARLRMGQIIALRFASDAEFPKLAQRAIDESLSNDDIKRAIQNWKADYNRV, encoded by the coding sequence ATGAGCCAGAACTATAAAAATCATCGTCGTTTTTCACCTTCTTATCATTTTATTTCTATTCCAGTTTCGGCAATTGTTCTAGTTGGAGCTATTGTAAACTTGGTTCACGCTTCTTCTGAAACTGTATATTCCGCATCGCTGATATTGGTATTGACGCTTTTGTTAATCAGCGCCTTCTTTCATGCAAGGATATTTGCTTTAAAGACACAAAATCGAGTCATTCGTGTAGAAGAAAATTTACGCCATTATATCTTAACAGGCAAACCATTGGATGCGCGCCTTCGTATGGGGCAGATCATTGCCTTACGTTTTGCTTCAGATGCAGAATTTCCAAAATTGGCGCAACGGGCCATTGATGAAAGCTTGAGCAATGATGATATCAAGCGGGCCATTCAAAATTGGAAGGCTGATTATAATCGTGTATGA
- the dacB gene encoding D-alanyl-D-alanine carboxypeptidase/D-alanyl-D-alanine-endopeptidase has protein sequence MKRILSLLIICGFTTTVCAQTVNERLAQAFKNFEDDTQLRSALSSLYVIESKTGNVIFDKNSRIGLAPASTQKIITSATAYELLGKDFTYKTELSYANPIINGVLQGRLIITPSGDPTLGSWRWLQTKEDQVASRIVNAVKKAGIKSYAAITVDNRKWNTEAIPDGWIWQDIANYYGAGATGLNWRENQYDLFLSSGAAVGSKVVVEKTKPWLYRYSLESQATAGAKGSGDNAYIYFPLDEGKGVIRGTIPAGETNFTISGALPDPNYQFTATIDDSLKHFALENRYKNVDNPYGDDTKRTVIHTEVSPPLDSIVYWFNRKSINLYGEALVKTFAFQKKGMGDTDEGVDLVRDFWKGKGIEAIELNMVDGSGLSPLNRVTTHAQVTVLQHAQKQSWYSGYYLSLPEYNGMKMKSGTIRGVKAYCGYHKAKDGTEYVFSFLVNNYNGSASSLIQKMYKVLDVLK, from the coding sequence ATGAAACGTATTCTGTCCCTTTTGATCATTTGTGGTTTTACTACTACTGTATGTGCACAAACAGTGAACGAACGTCTGGCGCAGGCTTTTAAAAACTTTGAAGATGATACCCAATTGCGGAGTGCTCTATCATCATTATATGTTATCGAAAGCAAGACTGGCAACGTAATATTTGATAAAAACAGTAGGATAGGTTTGGCACCGGCTTCTACGCAAAAGATTATTACAAGTGCAACTGCGTATGAACTTTTAGGTAAAGATTTTACTTATAAAACAGAACTATCATATGCCAACCCAATTATAAATGGAGTATTACAGGGCCGTTTGATCATTACACCTTCTGGCGATCCTACTTTAGGAAGTTGGCGTTGGCTGCAGACAAAAGAAGATCAGGTCGCCTCACGTATAGTCAATGCAGTAAAAAAAGCAGGCATTAAGAGTTATGCTGCTATAACAGTTGATAATCGGAAATGGAATACGGAAGCCATTCCAGATGGTTGGATCTGGCAGGATATTGCTAATTATTATGGGGCAGGAGCTACCGGACTAAACTGGCGTGAAAACCAATATGATCTTTTTCTTTCATCAGGCGCTGCAGTTGGTAGTAAAGTAGTTGTTGAAAAAACAAAGCCTTGGTTATACCGGTATAGCCTGGAGTCACAAGCAACCGCAGGCGCAAAAGGCTCTGGCGATAATGCCTATATCTATTTCCCGCTTGATGAAGGAAAAGGAGTGATCAGGGGAACGATTCCAGCAGGCGAAACAAACTTTACAATTTCCGGAGCCTTACCAGATCCCAATTATCAGTTTACAGCAACGATTGATGATAGTTTAAAACACTTCGCTTTAGAAAACCGTTACAAAAACGTAGACAACCCTTATGGCGATGATACAAAACGTACGGTTATTCATACAGAGGTATCGCCTCCTCTGGACAGCATTGTTTACTGGTTTAACCGGAAAAGTATCAACCTGTATGGTGAAGCCTTGGTCAAAACCTTTGCGTTTCAAAAGAAAGGCATGGGTGACACTGATGAAGGAGTAGATCTGGTGAGAGATTTCTGGAAAGGGAAGGGCATAGAAGCCATAGAACTGAATATGGTTGATGGCTCTGGATTATCTCCCCTTAATAGGGTAACTACACATGCACAAGTAACCGTTTTGCAACATGCTCAAAAGCAATCTTGGTATAGCGGATATTATTTGTCATTACCTGAATACAATGGTATGAAAATGAAAAGCGGCACTATTAGAGGCGTAAAGGCATATTGTGGTTACCATAAGGCTAAAGACGGAACTGAATATGTTTTTTCCTTTTTGGTTAATAACTATAATGGTTCTGCATCTTCACTCATACAAAAAATGTATAAGGTGTTGGACGTTTTAAAGTAA
- a CDS encoding competence/damage-inducible protein A, whose amino-acid sequence MRSINASIITIGDELLIGQTIDTNSAFIGQSLNKIGIWLKRRVAVGDVKDEILNALQEQSKNNDIIIITGGLGPTADDITKPALCEYFNSSLIVDENVLQHVTNIFARFNRPMIERNAKQAEVPDNCLVLHNERGTAPGMWFEKDDVIYISLPGVPHEMKGLIEHQVIPRLLQKLELPAVSHRTLLTAGQGESVIADKLTTFEAALPSHIKLAYLPAYGMVRLRLTGRTNDASTLEIELGEYFDQLKGLVNEWMVADKDISIAEAIIQLFKTKGKTLATAESCTGGYIAHLITSIAGSSAIYNGSIVSYANSAKENLLGVEPSTLQEFGAVSEETVQQMAQGVLKAMSTDYAIATSGIMGPDGGSPEKPVGTVWIAVANKERTKAIKLHFRFDRQRNIELTAHTALNLLRLFILEEEKE is encoded by the coding sequence ATGCGCTCTATTAATGCCTCCATCATCACCATCGGAGATGAACTATTGATTGGTCAAACGATAGATACCAATAGTGCTTTTATTGGGCAGTCGCTGAACAAAATTGGCATCTGGTTAAAACGACGCGTAGCCGTGGGCGATGTAAAAGATGAAATTTTAAATGCCTTACAGGAACAAAGTAAAAACAATGATATCATCATTATTACTGGTGGCTTAGGACCTACTGCAGATGATATTACCAAACCTGCTTTATGTGAGTATTTTAATTCCAGTCTCATTGTTGATGAAAATGTGTTGCAGCATGTCACCAACATATTTGCCCGCTTCAATCGCCCTATGATTGAGCGCAATGCCAAACAAGCTGAAGTACCGGATAATTGCCTTGTATTACACAATGAACGTGGCACTGCTCCAGGTATGTGGTTTGAAAAAGATGACGTAATCTATATTTCGCTTCCGGGTGTACCGCATGAAATGAAAGGGCTGATAGAGCACCAAGTAATACCAAGATTATTACAAAAGTTGGAATTACCTGCTGTATCGCATCGAACACTATTAACAGCAGGCCAGGGAGAGTCGGTTATTGCTGACAAACTGACCACATTTGAGGCAGCTTTACCTTCTCATATAAAACTTGCCTATTTACCAGCCTATGGCATGGTACGCTTACGACTTACAGGTCGCACTAATGATGCTTCCACATTGGAAATTGAATTAGGTGAATACTTTGATCAATTAAAAGGCCTGGTTAACGAATGGATGGTGGCTGACAAGGATATAAGTATAGCGGAAGCCATCATACAGCTTTTTAAAACTAAGGGAAAAACGCTGGCTACAGCTGAAAGCTGCACGGGTGGGTATATAGCACACCTGATCACATCTATTGCAGGTTCTTCAGCCATTTATAATGGCAGTATTGTTAGTTATGCTAACAGCGCAAAGGAAAATCTTCTGGGTGTGGAACCAAGTACCTTGCAAGAATTTGGCGCTGTTAGCGAGGAAACGGTTCAACAAATGGCTCAAGGCGTATTAAAAGCCATGAGTACCGATTATGCCATTGCCACTTCCGGCATTATGGGGCCTGATGGAGGATCGCCCGAAAAGCCGGTGGGTACTGTTTGGATCGCCGTTGCCAATAAGGAGCGCACAAAGGCCATAAAGCTCCATTTTCGCTTTGATCGTCAACGCAATATTGAGCTTACAGCCCACACGGCACTTAACTTATTACGCCTATTTATCTTAGAAGAAGAAAAGGAGTAA
- a CDS encoding dihydrolipoamide acetyltransferase family protein has translation MATVDLVMPKMGESIMEATILKWHKQVGDPIKMDETVLEIATDKVDSEVPSTAEGVLEAVLFNVNDVVPIGTVIARIKTGAAASTSPAQPAPQQQAPKQEATISQPQAQVQQTAPAAPTASGSANRFYSPLVLNIAAQEGVSMTELENIPGTGNEGRVTKKDILQYVSDKKAGKVSTPAAKQEVGSQKASAPATVNQLPSVSQQPSTTTYSGNVEIIEMDRMRKLIADHMVRSKHTSPHVTSFTEADVTNLVMWRERVKKEFEKREGTKITFTPLFIEAIVRCIKKFPLINSSLDGSNIIVKKDINIGMATALPTGNLIVPVIKNADQLNLVGLAKQVNGLADSARNNKLKPEDIADGTFTLTNVGTFGSLMGTPIINQPQVAILAVGAIKKRPVVIETPHGDSIAIRHMMYLSMSYDHRIVDGSLGATFLTAVANELENFDLKRSI, from the coding sequence ATGGCTACTGTAGACCTGGTAATGCCTAAGATGGGCGAAAGCATTATGGAAGCGACCATTCTAAAATGGCATAAGCAAGTAGGCGATCCTATAAAAATGGATGAAACCGTTTTGGAAATTGCAACTGACAAGGTGGATAGTGAAGTTCCTTCAACCGCAGAAGGCGTATTAGAGGCAGTTCTGTTTAACGTAAACGATGTTGTACCTATTGGAACTGTAATTGCCCGCATTAAAACTGGCGCTGCGGCTTCAACTTCTCCTGCTCAACCAGCACCTCAGCAACAAGCTCCAAAACAAGAGGCAACAATTAGCCAACCCCAGGCTCAAGTTCAACAAACAGCTCCTGCTGCACCTACTGCTTCAGGATCAGCCAATCGCTTTTACTCTCCTTTAGTGTTAAATATTGCAGCACAGGAAGGTGTTAGCATGACCGAACTGGAAAACATTCCAGGTACAGGTAACGAAGGCCGTGTAACTAAGAAAGATATCCTGCAATATGTAAGTGATAAAAAAGCTGGCAAGGTTAGTACACCTGCTGCTAAACAAGAAGTTGGCAGTCAAAAGGCTTCTGCGCCAGCTACTGTTAACCAACTACCCTCTGTCAGCCAACAGCCATCAACTACGACATACTCTGGCAATGTAGAAATCATTGAAATGGATCGTATGCGCAAGTTGATTGCCGACCATATGGTGCGCAGTAAACATACCAGCCCTCACGTAACATCTTTCACTGAGGCAGATGTTACCAACCTGGTTATGTGGCGCGAACGTGTTAAGAAAGAATTTGAAAAGCGTGAAGGCACTAAGATCACCTTTACGCCACTTTTCATTGAGGCAATAGTTCGTTGTATTAAGAAATTCCCTCTGATCAATAGTTCTCTGGACGGCTCCAACATTATTGTTAAGAAAGATATCAATATTGGGATGGCTACCGCCTTACCAACCGGCAACCTGATAGTACCTGTGATCAAGAATGCAGATCAGCTTAACCTGGTAGGATTGGCTAAACAAGTAAATGGCTTGGCTGATAGCGCACGCAACAACAAGTTGAAGCCTGAAGATATTGCTGATGGCACTTTCACATTAACCAACGTAGGCACTTTTGGCAGCTTAATGGGTACGCCTATTATCAACCAACCTCAAGTAGCCATATTAGCTGTAGGTGCTATTAAAAAGCGTCCTGTAGTTATAGAAACACCACATGGCGACAGCATCGCAATTCGTCATATGATGTACCTGTCTATGAGCTACGATCACCGTATTGTAGATGGCAGCTTAGGCGCAACCTTCCTGACAGCAGTTGCCAATGAATTGGAAAACTTTGATTTGAAGAGAAGTATCTAG
- a CDS encoding cupin domain-containing protein, with protein sequence MSESRTIYNPIQKDYVTFLETTEETNGKYTLVDVILAAGGGNGIHYHKAYEERFECIEGELKVQVGKVIHTLYPGDVITAKSYDLHRFFNESNESCRFTVTINPGCRGFEESLQIAYGLARDGKCTKKGIPSTLDHLAILLTLSESNLPGWQSVLEKGLRWVGKKAEKKGVKAELQKQYVTI encoded by the coding sequence ATGAGCGAATCAAGGACTATTTATAATCCAATTCAAAAAGACTACGTCACTTTCCTGGAAACAACCGAAGAAACAAACGGTAAGTATACATTAGTAGATGTTATTTTGGCTGCAGGCGGTGGCAATGGTATACATTATCACAAAGCTTATGAGGAACGATTTGAGTGTATAGAAGGAGAATTGAAGGTGCAGGTAGGTAAGGTTATTCATACACTCTATCCTGGGGATGTGATCACAGCCAAATCTTATGATCTTCACCGCTTCTTTAATGAATCAAACGAATCGTGTCGCTTTACTGTAACCATAAACCCGGGCTGTCGGGGCTTTGAAGAATCCTTGCAAATTGCATATGGGCTCGCAAGAGATGGGAAATGCACAAAGAAAGGGATACCGTCTACATTAGATCATTTGGCTATATTGCTAACTTTAAGTGAGTCTAACTTGCCTGGATGGCAATCTGTTTTGGAAAAGGGTTTGCGTTGGGTAGGTAAAAAAGCAGAGAAGAAAGGAGTTAAAGCCGAACTGCAAAAGCAATACGTAACAATATAA
- a CDS encoding SixA phosphatase family protein, whose amino-acid sequence MRRFTFLLLVACLLQACSTTSYFIVRHAEKETQTANMSSDVPLSAAGKERAEALKSQLQDKKIKHIYSTNTLRTKSTAQPLSEAIGVSIQTYDHRDTSFVSKVKTLPKGNVLIVGHSNTVDDLVNRFYPKAQLKDLPETQYGDLFIINRKGKKYSFKVGHFGK is encoded by the coding sequence ATGAGAAGATTCACATTCTTACTTCTGGTGGCTTGTTTGTTACAAGCCTGTTCTACCACTTCCTATTTTATAGTTAGACATGCTGAGAAGGAGACGCAAACTGCGAATATGTCAAGTGATGTTCCTTTGTCTGCAGCTGGTAAAGAACGTGCTGAAGCATTAAAATCGCAGCTGCAGGACAAAAAAATAAAACATATTTACTCAACAAATACATTACGCACTAAGTCAACAGCACAGCCTTTAAGTGAGGCCATTGGTGTCAGTATTCAAACCTATGATCATAGAGATACTTCCTTTGTTTCAAAAGTAAAGACACTGCCAAAAGGTAATGTATTGATTGTTGGGCACTCGAATACGGTTGACGATCTGGTGAATCGATTCTATCCAAAGGCACAATTAAAGGATCTCCCGGAAACTCAATACGGCGACCTTTTTATTATTAACAGAAAAGGGAAGAAGTACTCGTTTAAAGTGGGTCATTTTGGAAAATAA